The genomic segment aaaatacgttgAAACTAAGCTCAATTTGTTCCGGCTACCTGCGGATGTCGTTCAAGGGCAAAATTCGCTTTCCGATGATGAATGCTacatatttagatatattttaaatttacttaataataaatgtgtaatattaataaaatatgtttacatTTGTGTTCAATTGGGTACccaaattattttgtacttaaaaaatGAATACGGTACAGCTAAAGATGATCAAAAAGAGTAAAAAAACACGCTACTAATTGTTTGCCACGCCTCAAGTTTATTAACGTATCATTTTTTACTTCTTTTCAGGTCTTTGGCTCAAAAGCAGATCTCCAGCTGCATACGCAGATTCATCTCCGCGAAGCGAAGCCCTACCGATGCACCCAGTGTCCAAAAGCCTTCGCAAACTCGTCGTATTTAGCGCAGCATTCCCGTATTCATTTAGGAATCAAACCGTACCGCTGTGAGATTTGTCAGCGCAAGTTTACGCAGCTGTCTCACCTGCAGCAGCACATTCGTACCCATACGGGTGACAAGCCTTACCGCTGTACTCAAATCGGATGCACCAAAGCTTTTTCGCAGTTATCAAATCTGCAAAGTCATAGTCGTTGTCACCAAACTGACAAGCCTTTCAAGTGTAATTCCTGCTACAAGTGTTTCGCACAAGAGAAAGATCTGCTTGAACACATTCCGAAACATAAAGAATCTAAACATCTAAAAACGCACATTTGCCAGTACTGCGGCAAGAGCTATACCCAGGAAACTTACTTAAGTAAACACATGAACAAGCACGCCGAAAGAGCCGATAAGCGACCGCCAATATCTGCCTTGGGGCTGAGCGGGCTCAATAGGTCTTTAGCAGCGGCCGCTCCTACGGCAGCGCCTTTCGCGGACCATCCTTACTGGCCAAAAGTGAGCCCAGATTCTGCGGCTCACATGTCTGATGATGGTGGCTATCACCAGCAACGAGAAAGCGACGATCACCACGAGCAACAACTCCAGCAGCAACGAGCGCTGTTCGCACAGCACGAAGCTCAAGAAGATCGCATACAACCCCCAGTTTCGTCAGCTGCAAACTCTGCTTTTACCCCTATAAACTCAATGGCCCCACATCTCAATGGACTATCGCACCACAGTGCGCTCCAGACGAGACCATATTTGTACGACCCGTTGCACTTCCAACAAGGAAAACAGCAGCCGAACTCGTTCCCTAACCAGCTGATATCTCTTCACCAGATTCGAAACTACGCTCACCAGCCCTCGTCACTCTTGCCCGCAGAACACATTCTGCCTCATTCTTTAGCCCACAAAGAAAAACAGTAACCTTTCCTTGCCGTTTCTGTAGGTGCACTTACTTTAGAACTTATGATggtattattagtatataaaaataaacgaaaattattaaaatgtttagaatctcGTTCTCCAAGACAGTGGTGTTATGTATGAAATAcgaattttttttctcattagtGATGCGAATTTCGTGTTTTTAGACTTATATCGATATTGTGTATAAATATTCTGAATCTGATATATTATGACaaatattgtatgaaatgtgatttaaaattttacgtgGATCAAACTCGACTTTATTATTGAATACTTATTTCGTTAAATCACAGTTTTCCTTAAAGCGGCTGGACAGATATAGATATTTCAAAtcttacttaattattaataacagatATACAAATGCAAACAATATCTCATCAACTGCTGCCTTATCGAAAACTAATCTTTATATTGTActttaaaagcaataatattgtCGAAGAACTTCTTTTAAAagttatagaaataatattattacaatcgCATAATAAAACagctttacaaaaataataattacacctTGATGTTTTAACTATTCTGTGaatttattcacattttaaCGTGTAAATTAGAAATTGTGAAATACTGAACAAACAGATATTATTTTGAAcaaattaactataatttttaaaatatttctatgaaCTCTATATAGCACCaacaatagtaaataattttatcgttTTAAAACCCGTAATAAGcgacataatatttaaataaaatgtgttgattgatagttaataaaaaaaagagttcCTGGACGATACATTAATAGTAAAGTTACAATATCGATAAAATACAAATTCcacttttaatttcttttttttttaaataaatataaaatattctaaacgAGACAGATCTCTTTAAACCATCAATCATTTGCACTCAGTTCCTACTTAGGtcgaataaaaacttaattagcTTTATTTCTTCTCTCGTTTACTAATATGTATACAGCGTTAATTAGTTTATTCTGATTACTATTTTAGAAAATGTGATCTTCCTTCAGATTTCCGCATTTTTGTACACTGGGAATGGATATGGaaagttgtataattttatgttaataagaATAAATGGGATTTGAGATTTCCTTAACGAAGTCAAGGTTGTGATAGTATGTTCTTGTTTcgtattaaatttgtattactcgatcatattaaatatctataatgttgttttataatCGTTGAAGAAACTTCAAGAATGACATACGAaggtgaaaaataataattattgctatattttatagtaggatacattttttatttatatcctaCTATCGActgtaatattgtaattttcaaTCTTGAAGGCTGAATACATTTTCTATTAGCATTTGTAATTTACTTGTGTGTCTAATATCGACGGGTGGccaaaattgttttttctcaTCTATCGATATCGGTAATACCGcacttttgtaaatattttgtaaataatgaaacatgatttttgaaaaacttaaaatttattgagaatattttttttttcattttaagtcTATAATGCTTCTGCTCAATTATATTAGACATTAAGATGTCGTTGGATATGTGGTAGATAAAACTGTAAGGATGATAGTACAGTGACAAAAAGATTTGTTCACAGAAAGTGTCAAgtgtatacatttattttggtGATAGACGATCATTAAGTGTTTTTTGGTACTTAACAGTTGACAGTTTTACGTTGACAAGTTTTTATCGATATTGACAAATTTACAATTGATTTCACAGCACTAAGCGAAGCCTGTTGTTCAAATTATGTTGCAATAAAATTGCTCTTAAAAGTTATCGTTATATAGTATATCGTTGAATGTTACTGGTCATTATGAGTTACAGAGAACATATGGAAATCAATTGTGTAACTGCtttatcgattaaaaatagaataattttgAAGTATACGaaacaaattgattttaaagGCAGAGAAGATAGGAATCGGAGCAAGAAGAAAATATCGTCGTATTTTTCGAAGATCTTTCATCTAAATTGTGCGATTGGACTTGTGTAGTAGTTTTCAAGCTGTTAAGTTGTGGTTGCTTGTGATCCGGACCGTGATGAAAGAACTCGGCCGGCCGTCTGTCCGTACGTCACAAAGTTAGCCAAATGATAATATTAAGTTCttgtacaaatttaaaaacattgtttttattataaccaATGGCGGGCAATACTGTATCTCTTCCAGTTTGTTGATTAGGGCTTGCGCAAAATGTAGATAGACAagttaattcaatttttttattcggttTTAAGGGATGAAAGGTCTCCAATATCTCTCTATTGTAAGTAGAAATGTGATATTGTAatgatttcttttatttttaagcgtagtttaattaaatacatatttttgtaagtaatttCGTTTTACAATAGTTTCGCTTCGTCTAGCGTCCCAGTTTATGATTTTAGATTAAAGTGgtcttttttgttacttaaaattgattaaaaataattacaaatacgccaatgaataatttattttatttatacactcCTCTACCCTCGGTTGTTTTACAGACTTTTTTACACAcagttttgatataaaataagatatatatacaACAGGGAGgcatatcattacagcctatacagtccactgctggacataggcctccacaagtttacgccgaaaataacgtgaactcatgtgttttgcccatagtcaccacgctgggcaggcgggttggtgaccgcagtactggctttgtcgcaccgaagggaGGCATAACTAATCATAAATACGTGTAGGTATAGTTGCAGTATATTTTATGCAAGTCAtgactaaatatataattataaacagttTTTTAAAGAGTACCTGCTGTGAATCTCTTCGATTCTTTTCAACAGAATCTACACACTGTATGGTACTCAGTCTGTCAGTCTGCTTCAcactaattatttgtatttattaattatacttcaAATGTAGTAAACGGGCACGAACCTACGGTCCGCGTGGTGCAAAGCGGACACCGTagttgtagcatatatttttaatagcacgtagtttcgttcctgctgatgtataatagcacagttattacatcagcaggaacgaaactacgtgctattaaaaatatatgctacagtagcttatagactccGGCAACACCAGTAACATTACAAGCGCATTGTCAACTCTCGATCCTCTTCGGAGCTTTGGCCAcgttattcaccacaggaacacaacaatacttgaaagcagttttatttagctgttatcttctgtaaggaccaaattttaagcaagatGTTTCCTGGTGTGAGCTACctcaaaaaagtataaaaaacgaatataatttgactttgtaaaatgacgatacaATATGCCTTTGAAGCCtactcgaataaaaaaaatatattatgagttCCTTATATTCCTTCCTTCCATTAGAAAAAAAGagtattaatagaaataaaaatgaaaaactataaaactttccttgtttttatttagtaaacagTCGCAAATACATTATTGAATAGGTACTTAAAATAGGTATTTACAATATATGGGGTCATTCTACCTACGTAGGTAAAATTCATACAGCACAAACCATTCAAAATTAGAAAGCAAAATatcatttatcaaaatatataataagatgcaatttatataataaaggcgGATGATGGAAGAAGATTTTTTCGGTAaagttagtaatattaaaaacggACAAGAAAAATCTTATATCCATGATCAGCCTTAATCCAAAGAATAAAAGCGAATTATTAACCCTCCAACAcactttttaaaagaaaaagttcGAGAGAAGgtatataaagaaaaagaaagtagaAACGACTGATTCGCTTAAATCTAACGTTCTATAAATTACATCTTTCATCTTAAAAGATAAAagggaatatttttaaataatactttatatgTATTGTCATTTAGTCGCCCTAAAAACTAAACGAgaatcatataaatttaaatgaaacattgGCACGAGTCGACTAGAACTTTGatatcgaaataaatatatatatgctaattaagaaaaaattatatttgtataaaatacacGATAACGATGTGGGAATAGAAAAACATGAACAACACAAATCTGTAGTTTGTAGTATTTCAGATCGAGCAGAGATCAATTCCGAAATCAGACAATCCAACAACAAAATGGAAATCTTAATTACAAATCAGAAAGCAGTGTATGTAGATCACAATAGTCTAAATTTagacaatataattaaaacaaatacaaataaacataattttgaaaatacacgAGATATAGTTACTGTAATAAATGATGCAGATGATGCTACATACGCAAATACAGTTGTTTTAGACTTCGACCTTGTAGGGTGATCCGGGGATGTGGTCGTCTCCCCACTTGACGATGACGATATACTCTCCCCTGTCCCTGACGACGTACCAGCACTCATAGTTATTCTTGCCCTTGTGCTTCAGCTGGACTTCATCGCAAGGTCCTTTGGGTCCGTAGATGCCGACGTATAAGATGTTGTTACCTGATTGATTTGAAGTAAACTTTAAGAAACATTTGACTGCAAAAGTATTGCTACAGCACAAGGATTTATTTGAAACTGTATGTTTGGTATTTTTAGAGTGTATTTAGGTCTATTTTAGTTCATAAAGACTTGAAACAATAGATAGATTCATAATTGGTGGTAAAAAGTGTAAGGTGTGAGAACTAGACTAGGAGCTGAAAAGGTAGGTCGTatagtaggtaggtaggtatagACTTACAACTAATACTTCGGTTCCTTTATAAACACTCCACTAGCGTCTGTACTAcagacattaaaaatacatagaaatgCTTAAAATCTTAGAAATATTTCGATGTAtctaaaatttatactttttaaataaaataattttatatatttattttaataattcttattgacttcaatataaaaaaaaggtcaaCTTTTCCTACCACGTAAAATTATgtgtgaaatttttttattaaataattaattatttacaaacacaCCTTTGTATCTTATCACATCGCATAAGGTAGCTCacaacttttttctttaaaatggATGAAAGGCAAGACCTCatcaaaatttttgttaaaaaagaaagaacAAAAAAACCATATCCCGAAGAGATCTCTTACCAGCATCGCCAGCGTGCACCGTAAATTGGTTGTGCTTGTTCAAATATGCCTTCTTCAGACCCATGCCCTTGCTGGTGACCTTCGTGGCGTCAGACTTGAAGTGCGGCAGTACGGGACCTTGCTTCTGAGCACTCTTCGCTACCTTCTGAACCGTTTCCACTGTGACCGATGAGGTCTCCTGGGCACCGATCTCAGCCAAGTTTTCGCCTAGAATTACAAGATGTGTATTaattaaggaaaaataaaaatcaatatgtaAAGTGCTTAATCTTACAGTAGGTATTGActaaaatttaagtattaatatttttttaataagaacaattttaaacaaaaacaaaattattaaatattgatcAACTTGAactttaaaatctttataaaaacttattcaactaaatattactaatatttaattctaatatcTATTACATCTCTTTTAACACAATGGTATCATCAAGTTATATTTTACTTCTTACTGGCTGTTGAACATTCAcaataatcttttattttcaattaaaatatatattataagtaaaaatttaccgaccgtcaatcatgttgacgctgtttcaaaattaatatcgtcataaatataattttaataattaattaatttacaaaaaaaaagtgatagtaaattttttagttgttgatgccggtagagcaagcaattatctatataatgatatgtaatttatgttgagtaattgtgaggtttttttctaaaaagggaggcaaacatcttataAGATTCATATATactaatacgctaaggttaagatgtttgcctccctttttaacaatttaattaataatttaatacataaacaaTTACCCGTCGCTTCAATTTTGAAAGGTGAGCCGACGATGTGATGTCCGTTGTACTTAATGCTCATGTAGTAGAAGCCGGGAGCCAGAGGCGTGTATCGTACCTGGACACATGCATTTCATAAATTTTCCATTTATGTAGTATGTGAAATATCTGTCACAAACagacatctataatataaaaatgagtcgctgaatgtgttgctaagcgcaaaactcgagaacggttggaccgatttcgctaattattttgtttaaatattccttgaagtacgaggatggttcttacggagagaaaaattctaaaaaaaaatttgaatttcctgaaaaagtctaaaaacaacacgtttctatacttccatacaaaagatttgtgataatacttaaaagtcaatttgaactttaataccatacgataaagtttgtgttaggcgatacgaagttcgccgggtcagctagttaataataaaaataaaaacaaaagttttgtgtactttattttattattatatcagaaATGTTTTAAACTATATTCGCCAGATTAAGATACTTTTTAAAgctttctttaaattatttaaaatatatacaattggTAGCTAAAGTTATTATCTTAATTGTTAAGTTATTATTCCTTATATGTgcatatttgttaattattcaataaaataaaattaaaatgaactttAATATTTACACTGTAGTTTTTCTATATTCCTAAATAGACAGTATGTTACTTACACTTCTGTTCCTTAAGCAGCGAATAaagataaaaagttttatttttattataatgcaatttatttaaaacgtttATATTTACAATCATTAATTTCATGATGTCAAAGTATTCCTGAGAAGTTACTACATtagaaatattctaaaaatcaCGAAACTAACAGAAGAGAAACCTAAAAGCTCATCTTTTAGGATTAAAGTTTAATAAGCTTGTCGGTAAAGCTGTCGGTAAAGTACAGAAgtgaaaaaagtttaaaaaggaAAACTATTTAATGGTCAATTGGCCACTAATACAAAAGATTTAAAGATCTTTGACATACCTGGACGCTTTATAAGCTTAACTGCTTGCAAGGGGTCCAACAATAATCCTATatctattgttatttttgacaAATTCTTTAGAAATATTATTCACAACGCCGTGGCGCAGGATCACAGTACGGGCCGCTCTGCTGGaggtcgcgggtttgatcttTGCTAATAGTAAACATTACTTATAGACCccacagatgtttgccgtactAAGGACCGTGCGTAAGGCGtttgtgtgttttcggaccaaCACGGGAAAGATCCTAGTGGGGGTCATTGAGAACAAGGCGtttcgtttcagcctgtaatatcccactgctaggcataggcctctttccccatgtaggaggaggatcaATTCGCCACGCAGccccaatgcggtttggcggatgtattcccttcagaattgaaaagaccgaagccctcctctttcgcgggaccggacgcaagggacccccaccgggggctaccctgcagatcggagaggggagggtcaggatgagctcccaaatgaaatatttggggctcatccttgacggagggtggaccttcggtccacacttcgctatggtgggaccgaaggtcgtgaaggtggcgagtgcactgggcagactcctctcgaacctcggaggacccagcgccgcctgcaggcagctatattccggagtctgccggagtatggcgacgtacggtgccccggtttgggcggatcgcctcactgcgaagaataaggccgcactgcggtcggcgcagaagatcatcgcggtgagggtgattcgggggtatcgtacggtatcgtgggctgcagctactgctctagctggcgaccccccgtgggagctcgtggcggaggtccttgccgagacctactcatacgtctcgggtaggagggctctcggtgagaacctcacgttggacgggatcctacgggtgcgccggatggggcaagaagcattaatgcggaggtggggggaggacctggtggagcagccgtatggcacacgcgtaacggctgccttgcgcccggtccttgagcggtggatgcgccgtaagcgcaaacccctcaccttccgtctgacgcaggttctcaccgggcacggctgctttggtgaatacttgtgtcggacggcccaaagggagccgacgactgaatgtcacgattgtggcgcggcggtggactctgcccagcacaccctcgaggtgtgcccgagatgggcggcgctacgtcgcgatctgacgacagtcctcggaggggacttgtcactgccgagcgttatcaccgcgatgctcggtgacgacgagtcctggaaggcgatggtctccttctgcgagacagtaatgtcccagaaggagaacgacgagcggatgagagagggggccgccgacgaggcctccatccgcaggcgacgaacgggggtgcgtaggaggcgctacttaatgcgtctccagtaacgcccctgtgcccatgtcgggccgggatgggaacccggtcctgctagacatggcgtcgtcgggattgttcagaggtgagccggacagtcccatggaggagaagtctggtctttttgccgaggccagcctgtcgctggagggatcctgttgcctgcagttccgggaccctccaattaaagcggctgaaggctcccgcaggggttttggtcggtagtgcacccccaagtgctaagccgacatatggtctaggaatgcctacccgggcatcctggatatcacccgtaaatgggttaccctgcgatatcaaaaaaaaaaaaaaaaaaaaaaaaaaatgtattccctactatgagtaacgatcgctatcaggtgtacaacctgataacaaccgggacctagagcttaacgtgctctcctaggcacggtggggagacccacaaggactaacaactagaccggaaatgaatatttatataaatacaaatatccgacgaggcgtttattatttattattaccttGTAGCCTTCTTCAACCTCAGTACAGTCCATGGCAACTCTGGAGGGTCCGTCCATGGTGACCGCCAGGATACCAGCTCCAGCATTGCAGGTGTCAATTATCAGGTCAGTTTTAGCGCCTGTAACAATTTATAAGTGTTTAGTTTCAAAAAAGTAGTTAAATACCTACAGAACTACTTACAAAGTTAAcctgaattatatattatatattaatcctATGACTACTAAGAAGATAAGGAATTCTTGCTACATAAAAATTGttagaatatttttgtattttatattttggtaataatttttattgaaatttgaaaaagTCGTTATTTAATCAACGGATGTAAGTCTGAAAGATACGCAATTAGTTTATTTCACTAACAAAGCCTACCAACTAcaaatgaaatcaaataaaaaagtatgtattaatgccaaatacgttttttgtcgCAAAAACAAcactatcatattatatattatgtatatattttcataaaactttGTGCATAAATTGTCGGAGATACAGATTAACACATAGGTTATTTTCATCCTGACATTTCCACAAAACCAAAAGATATCCAGATGCGACAACGAGGTGCtaattacaaatattcatcgataaaaaatcttctttaaattttctttcttttaaattaaataattttcgcTTATCGCGTTCTAAGAAACAGATatacatttaaagtttttatgagACCGCATGAGTGTATAATTATATCCACACCTTCATAGATAAGGAAGTAagtatagttattatatttgcTACTAGTTTTGTTATCTGCAATCGATATCCTAAATAACGttcgaattatttttaaaagtaatttattaattacgcGTAGTGGTATCGAGAATGTTAATTGCAGCTTGCTTATTCAATTACCCAAAAAATATGCTCAGTATTcatcaaattttaatacgattaaatgattttttatgtacgttggtacgttgataatattttattgttacataacaacaatttttgatctttaatactaatttatatctGTATCATTGAATTTGTgaacctaattttaaaaaaatcagtcgcatatcactttaaaaagtccagtaatgttaattttataattacaagaaACTATTACGATTGGTTACCAAATTATCAACAATTTTTCATTCGGTAGCACAAACTGTATTACAAAGGCGAAGAATTATTTCAATGTCGTGATTAATAATACTCTTATGCACAGTTTTCTAACGAAACTACGTTTTTGACATACATAAATACTCACTCAAACACGTATTCTAGAGAACGGATGTACATATTCAAGAGAAACAGTATTCTTTAATAACTAGTAATAATCTAAAATTCAGTACGTTAATCTATAAACTGATagcaaaaaaattgtatgaGTAAAACTGAGGCATGCAAGTAGCTTTACTGTAGAAGTCCTTCAATATACATTGACCGATGTGTATCTCTAGATAGAGATAGATACAGATAGTTAGAGATCTTTTTGACTTATTAAGATCATGAACTCAATTATGTTAGTTTTATCAACTTTATTCTATGTATGTCGTAtgattatgtttaaatttaatttgaattttataattaatttaaagtcaCGTACTCTGTCAACTGGTGTAACTTGTCTTTAGTGGCCTAGCAAGGACgaattcataaaattttcatttgtacaaaagattatgtaatttgtactcgatattttcaatattaacattatttaacatatgaaaacattttttttaaaacacattactttgtgtatcttattttttaaataatgagaCATTTTATATGCAAAATATCTAGACTAATTGTTAGACTAAGattttagtataaattgttcATTTAACTTTCATACT from the Melitaea cinxia chromosome 26, ilMelCinx1.1, whole genome shotgun sequence genome contains:
- the LOC123666576 gene encoding zinc finger protein rotund-like, whose product is MMEGRTIDYRPDGGGLDYHNSPLMAEIPVDNFSHIHRSIEHLRSMGVAPPLDPHRHLAANLTDLRRYEHPDDIPDMKPSVLRLSEFKSGIQELRVHNDQENDVQRQMTPHDEGKAYSAPSTPLSENGGHSGQEEKVFGSKADLQLHTQIHLREAKPYRCTQCPKAFANSSYLAQHSRIHLGIKPYRCEICQRKFTQLSHLQQHIRTHTGDKPYRCTQIGCTKAFSQLSNLQSHSRCHQTDKPFKCNSCYKCFAQEKDLLEHIPKHKESKHLKTHICQYCGKSYTQETYLSKHMNKHAERADKRPPISALGLSGLNRSLAAAAPTAAPFADHPYWPKVSPDSAAHMSDDGGYHQQRESDDHHEQQLQQQRALFAQHEAQEDRIQPPVSSAANSAFTPINSMAPHLNGLSHHSALQTRPYLYDPLHFQQGKQQPNSFPNQLISLHQIRNYAHQPSSLLPAEHILPHSLAHKEKQ